From Pseudomonas sp. B21-028, one genomic window encodes:
- a CDS encoding efflux RND transporter periplasmic adaptor subunit, which translates to MAGPRNKLVVCLGLCALLAGCGDEKIGEKALPRVFVQQVVPTEYAASVTLTGDIQARVQTDLSFRVGGKIIERKVDVGDRVSARQVLARLDPRDLQTNVDSAEAQVAAEQARVKQSAAAFVRQQKLLPKGYTSQSEYDAAQAQLRSSQSALTAAQAQLANAREQLSYTALIAEAPGIITARQAEVGQVVQATEPIFSLARDGERDAVFNIYESLLSEPPSDPAIVISLLDNPAIQTTGKVREITPAVSAETGTVQVKVTLDDVPEGMRLGSVVSATAKSAGKTAVELPWSALTKNLSEPAVWLVDGEGKAQLRTVTVGRYLTGKVIISDGLKKGETVVTAGGQLLHPGVRVEIAENTHDTPPAGAQP; encoded by the coding sequence ATGGCTGGTCCCCGAAACAAACTGGTTGTTTGCTTGGGCTTGTGTGCATTGCTGGCGGGATGCGGTGACGAAAAGATCGGTGAAAAAGCCCTGCCGCGGGTTTTCGTGCAGCAAGTCGTGCCTACCGAGTATGCGGCCTCGGTGACCTTGACCGGGGATATCCAGGCGCGGGTGCAGACTGATCTGTCGTTTCGTGTAGGCGGCAAAATCATCGAGCGCAAGGTCGATGTCGGTGACCGTGTCTCGGCCCGGCAAGTGCTGGCCCGGCTCGACCCTCGGGACTTGCAGACCAACGTCGATTCCGCCGAGGCCCAGGTGGCCGCCGAGCAGGCGCGGGTCAAGCAAAGCGCGGCGGCCTTCGTGCGCCAGCAGAAACTCTTGCCCAAAGGCTACACCAGCCAGAGCGAATACGACGCGGCCCAGGCGCAATTGCGCAGCAGCCAGAGCGCGCTGACGGCCGCCCAGGCCCAGTTGGCCAATGCGCGGGAACAACTGAGCTACACCGCGCTGATCGCCGAGGCGCCGGGCATCATCACGGCGCGACAGGCCGAGGTCGGCCAGGTGGTGCAGGCTACGGAACCGATCTTCAGCCTGGCCCGGGATGGCGAGCGTGACGCGGTGTTCAACATCTACGAATCGCTGCTGAGCGAACCCCCCTCGGATCCGGCCATTGTCATCAGCCTGCTGGACAACCCGGCCATCCAGACCACCGGCAAGGTGCGCGAGATCACCCCGGCGGTGTCCGCCGAGACCGGCACCGTACAGGTCAAGGTGACCCTCGACGATGTGCCCGAAGGCATGCGCCTGGGGTCGGTGGTGAGCGCCACCGCCAAGTCCGCGGGCAAGACCGCTGTGGAGCTGCCCTGGTCGGCGTTGACCAAGAACCTCAGCGAGCCGGCCGTGTGGCTGGTGGACGGCGAGGGCAAGGCGCAATTGCGCACTGTCACCGTCGGCCGCTACCTGACCGGGAAAGTCATCATCAGCGACGGGCTCAAGAAAGGGGAGACCGTCGTCACGGCCGGCGGGCAATTGCTGCATCCCGGCGTGCGGGTCGAGATCGCTGAAAACACCCATGACACACCGCCGGCAGGAGCCCAGCCATGA
- a CDS encoding efflux RND transporter periplasmic adaptor subunit yields MKRLGMVLASLVLAACSKEDAPPEPVRPVLSIEVRALDQQALGRFAGNIQARYESNVGFRVPGRIASRNVDVGAEVKKGDLLATLDPTDQQNRLRAAQGDLARIEAQYINAQANARRQQQLFDRGVGAQAQLDVAQTDLKTTGASLEQARAAVEQARDQLNYSELRTDHDAVVTAWTAEAGQVVAAGQQVVTLARPDIKEAVIDLPAGLAERLPEDVVFEVAAQLDPSIRTTAIVREIEPQAQSATRTRRARLTLTDTPPGLRLGTAISVTLSSAIEPRIELPLSALQEVDGKARIWLVDPQSQTVSPREVKILERSADSVLVANGIKPGDRVVSAGVNSLQPGQKVKLDEDAR; encoded by the coding sequence ATGAAGCGTTTGGGGATGGTCCTGGCAAGCCTGGTCCTGGCGGCCTGCTCGAAGGAAGACGCGCCACCCGAGCCGGTACGTCCGGTGTTGTCCATCGAAGTCCGGGCGCTCGACCAGCAGGCCCTCGGACGCTTCGCCGGGAATATCCAGGCGCGTTACGAGAGCAATGTGGGTTTCCGCGTACCGGGGCGAATTGCCAGTCGTAATGTCGATGTCGGCGCCGAAGTAAAGAAAGGCGATCTGCTGGCGACCCTCGACCCCACCGATCAACAGAACCGCTTGCGTGCCGCCCAGGGTGATCTTGCACGGATCGAGGCGCAGTACATCAACGCCCAGGCCAATGCCCGTCGCCAGCAGCAGTTATTCGATCGGGGTGTCGGTGCCCAGGCGCAGCTGGATGTTGCCCAGACCGACCTGAAAACCACCGGTGCTTCTCTCGAACAGGCCCGGGCCGCGGTGGAGCAGGCCCGTGACCAGCTCAACTACAGTGAGCTGCGCACCGACCATGACGCCGTTGTCACGGCCTGGACCGCAGAAGCCGGGCAAGTGGTGGCCGCCGGCCAACAGGTGGTGACCCTGGCCCGCCCGGACATCAAGGAGGCGGTGATCGACCTGCCGGCCGGGCTGGCCGAACGCCTGCCCGAAGACGTGGTGTTCGAAGTCGCGGCGCAACTAGACCCGAGTATCCGCACCACCGCCATCGTGCGTGAGATCGAGCCCCAGGCCCAGAGCGCCACGCGCACCCGTCGCGCGCGCCTGACCTTGACCGACACCCCACCGGGCCTGCGCCTGGGCACGGCCATCAGCGTGACGCTGAGCTCGGCCATCGAACCGCGCATCGAGTTGCCGCTCAGTGCGTTGCAGGAGGTCGATGGCAAGGCGCGGATCTGGCTCGTCGACCCGCAGAGCCAGACCGTCTCCCCCCGTGAGGTGAAAATACTCGAACGTTCGGCCGACTCGGTGCTGGTGGCCAACGGCATCAAGCCCGGCGACCGCGTGGTCAGCGCCGGCGTCAACAGCCTCCAGCCGGGGCAGAAAGTGAAACTCGACGAGGACGCACGATGA